The Agarilytica rhodophyticola genome has a window encoding:
- a CDS encoding FadR/GntR family transcriptional regulator translates to MSELVYYDLKRSAAMTPSMPLQVARELGRRIVSGSYKPGTLIDDENTLAARYQVSRIVVREAVKILAGKRLLDVRRGSGTRVKPRSDWAMLDDDVLAWHLSAPPDRDFLNQLMDIRLAFEPKAARWAAERATDDDIDRIESACEAMESEEGTVENFAIADALFHRSVLRAAHNEFLEAMEGVIYSALLVSIQLTNKDPRDNQASISFHREVFKAIASRDADLAEKLTEDLLSDAKARLKAEI, encoded by the coding sequence ATGAGCGAGTTAGTATATTACGATTTAAAAAGATCTGCGGCCATGACGCCGAGCATGCCATTGCAGGTGGCTCGTGAATTAGGGCGGCGTATCGTTTCCGGGTCATACAAGCCGGGTACCTTAATCGATGACGAAAATACACTGGCTGCAAGATATCAAGTAAGCCGTATTGTTGTTCGAGAAGCGGTAAAGATACTTGCTGGTAAACGTTTATTGGATGTGCGCCGTGGTAGTGGCACTCGCGTCAAGCCTCGCAGCGACTGGGCTATGCTGGATGATGATGTCCTTGCTTGGCACTTATCTGCTCCGCCTGATCGTGATTTTTTAAATCAGCTTATGGATATTAGACTGGCCTTTGAGCCTAAAGCTGCCCGTTGGGCTGCGGAACGGGCTACAGATGACGATATTGATAGGATCGAATCAGCTTGTGAAGCGATGGAGTCAGAGGAAGGCACTGTTGAAAACTTTGCTATCGCTGATGCTCTTTTTCATCGTTCAGTATTGCGTGCAGCTCATAATGAATTTCTCGAGGCGATGGAGGGGGTCATATATTCTGCATTGCTGGTGAGTATCCAGCTCACCAATAAAGACCCAAGGGATAATCAGGCATCTATTTCATTTCATCGGGAAGTATTTAAGGCAATTGCGAGCCGTGATGCTGATCTTGCGGAAAAGCTCACGGAAGACTTACTAAGCGATGCTAAAGCTAGGTTGAAAGCTGAAATATAG
- a CDS encoding MFS transporter — protein sequence MIKKHADINVTKYSFIAAFGGFVFGLDAANISGAIRYVSSQFSLSSLQVGTVVGVAILGVILALLFTGALCDRYGRRKVLIVISLTYSLSTLLSATAINYPMLVVGRFIGGVAFASITVSAMYIGEIAPSDRRGKFVSVSQLLITLGSLLAFLANYILVLTIDSMAWINEENVWRFMLGFEFIPNIIWFVLLLKIPESPRWLVMKGRLEESHQVFSKVAPSDHIEQLVSAVRKSIDDDTRYSPLEQLQILFSRPMKMMVLIALAYAFVQGASGMNAVLFYAPTVFEQLGMSVQDTFMQTVILGVVSVIFTVVAISFVEKWGRRVLTIIGLALIVSAHFSTWYGFKSAYYTMNENAVVKIAEQNIDTSKLNELIGNVYNSDVSLKKDLAAVFSKKELPLVSGPIINATINIQAIYVLFGIFTFLAAFNMSIGPVMWVLFSEIFPNKIRSVALPFAAFVQSVSSYLIQQFFPWQLENLGAATTFLSYGLIALLGLIVMIFILPETKGKSIEQIELSLKLA from the coding sequence ATGATAAAAAAACATGCCGATATTAATGTCACTAAGTATTCTTTTATTGCAGCATTTGGTGGCTTTGTGTTCGGCTTAGACGCCGCTAATATCTCAGGCGCGATTCGCTATGTCAGTTCTCAGTTTTCTCTTAGCAGCCTGCAAGTGGGCACAGTCGTTGGTGTTGCAATTTTAGGTGTTATTTTGGCACTGCTCTTTACTGGGGCGCTGTGTGACAGGTACGGGCGTCGAAAAGTGCTAATCGTGATATCTTTAACATATTCACTTTCCACTTTACTATCTGCTACCGCAATAAACTATCCAATGCTTGTTGTCGGCCGTTTCATCGGTGGTGTCGCTTTTGCGTCTATCACCGTTTCTGCAATGTACATTGGTGAGATTGCCCCTTCAGATCGCAGGGGTAAGTTTGTTTCAGTGAGTCAGTTACTAATAACCCTTGGGAGTTTATTAGCATTTCTGGCTAATTATATTCTAGTACTAACCATTGACTCTATGGCGTGGATAAACGAAGAAAATGTATGGCGTTTTATGTTGGGTTTCGAGTTTATTCCTAATATTATTTGGTTTGTATTGCTGTTGAAAATTCCGGAGTCGCCAAGATGGCTTGTAATGAAGGGGCGTTTAGAGGAATCGCACCAGGTATTTAGTAAGGTTGCGCCCAGCGATCATATTGAACAGCTTGTGTCCGCAGTTCGCAAAAGTATTGATGATGATACACGCTATAGCCCGTTAGAGCAGCTGCAAATACTCTTTAGCCGACCAATGAAAATGATGGTGCTTATCGCTTTGGCCTATGCCTTTGTTCAAGGTGCTAGTGGTATGAACGCCGTTTTATTTTATGCTCCCACGGTATTTGAGCAATTGGGTATGAGCGTTCAAGATACTTTTATGCAGACGGTAATACTTGGAGTTGTCTCTGTAATCTTTACCGTGGTGGCAATAAGCTTCGTAGAAAAATGGGGGCGGCGTGTTTTAACCATTATTGGTCTTGCTCTTATTGTAAGTGCGCATTTCTCCACATGGTATGGTTTTAAAAGCGCCTATTACACCATGAATGAAAATGCCGTAGTTAAAATTGCCGAGCAAAATATTGATACTTCAAAATTAAATGAACTTATTGGCAATGTTTACAACAGTGATGTCTCCTTAAAGAAAGATTTAGCTGCGGTTTTCTCCAAAAAAGAGCTACCGTTGGTGAGTGGTCCTATCATCAATGCTACAATTAATATTCAGGCGATTTATGTGTTGTTTGGTATTTTTACTTTCTTAGCTGCATTTAATATGTCGATTGGGCCGGTAATGTGGGTGCTATTCTCAGAGATTTTCCCTAATAAGATTCGCAGTGTAGCCCTACCTTTTGCCGCTTTTGTTCAAAGTGTGTCCAGCTATCTGATACAGCAGTTTTTTCCGTGGCAATTAGAAAATTTGGGCGCAGCAACAACTTTTTTGAGCTATGGCCTTATCGCTTTACTGGGGCTTATCGTGATGATATTTATCCTTCCAGAAACAAAGGGTAAGTCTATTGAGCAAATAGAGCTCAGTTTAAAACTGGCATAA
- a CDS encoding 2-dehydro-3-deoxy-6-phosphogalactonate aldolase translates to MKDLSFCDAIEELPLIAILRGVTPERVLDVATVIKDAGFTIIEVPLNSPKPYESISLLNKYMGEEILIGAGTVLTYEEVDKVHLSGGKIVISPNTNEQVIRYTKKLSLYSLPGFYTPTEAFKAIYAGADSLKMFPADILGPKAIKAVKAILPPTMPIFPVGGVAPAQMGEFIAAGANGFGLGSGLFSPEMNLEQVKLNASTYIAAYRDFVRNSL, encoded by the coding sequence ATGAAAGACTTATCATTTTGTGATGCAATCGAAGAATTGCCTTTAATTGCGATTTTAAGGGGGGTAACTCCCGAACGTGTATTAGACGTTGCTACTGTTATAAAAGATGCGGGCTTTACTATTATAGAAGTGCCGTTAAATTCACCCAAACCATATGAAAGCATAAGTTTGTTAAATAAATATATGGGGGAAGAAATATTAATAGGAGCCGGTACGGTTCTGACTTATGAAGAAGTTGATAAAGTGCACTTATCCGGTGGTAAGATCGTTATTTCTCCCAATACTAATGAACAAGTGATTCGTTATACAAAAAAACTATCACTTTATTCTTTGCCGGGCTTTTATACTCCTACAGAAGCTTTCAAGGCTATTTACGCAGGTGCAGATAGCTTAAAGATGTTTCCTGCCGATATTCTGGGGCCCAAAGCTATTAAGGCGGTTAAAGCTATATTACCTCCTACTATGCCTATCTTTCCTGTTGGTGGTGTTGCTCCCGCTCAGATGGGTGAATTTATTGCGGCTGGAGCCAATGGGTTTGGATTGGGTTCAGGATTATTTTCTCCTGAAATGAATCTGGAACAAGTTAAGTTAAATGCAAGTACTTATATTGCTGCTTACCGAGACTTTGTAAGAAACTCTTTGTAA
- a CDS encoding 2-dehydro-3-deoxygalactonokinase, with amino-acid sequence MNSEISDLPALICVDWGGSNFRAFLLNSDSEVLDTVSANTGVLSLHPNEMEEVLYHHINPWLKFNKLAIIMCGMIGSQKGWCETSYIDCPVKASQLAQSIVKVENKKNLDIYITPGVKGRSVFGQVDLMRGEEIQAFGGLNLMQKSGDRSGNSVPQLICLPGTHSKWVQVDTSNGSNPCILNCSTFMTGELFDVLDRHSILRSATSLDEPRVINPEVFKKGLIQARSSGGGMLHQLFSVRTTMLINEIQEADASSFLSGLLIGIEVMETLYESDALSTVCLIGSKQLNDLYREVIEMLSVSTKVVCIEGYQASYLGMFALAEQEGLIKY; translated from the coding sequence GTGAATAGTGAAATAAGTGATTTACCTGCCTTGATTTGTGTTGATTGGGGAGGAAGTAATTTCCGTGCATTTTTGCTTAATAGCGATAGTGAGGTACTAGATACCGTCAGCGCAAATACTGGTGTGTTATCATTGCATCCGAATGAAATGGAAGAAGTTTTGTATCACCACATTAACCCATGGTTAAAATTTAACAAGCTAGCCATTATCATGTGCGGTATGATTGGTAGCCAAAAAGGTTGGTGCGAAACTTCTTATATCGATTGCCCTGTGAAAGCTTCCCAATTAGCTCAGTCCATCGTTAAAGTTGAAAATAAAAAAAATCTGGATATCTACATCACTCCAGGTGTTAAAGGTCGTTCTGTTTTCGGGCAAGTAGACCTCATGAGAGGTGAGGAGATTCAAGCCTTTGGCGGGCTGAATTTAATGCAGAAAAGTGGCGATAGAAGTGGTAATTCAGTTCCTCAACTTATTTGCTTACCCGGCACTCATTCTAAGTGGGTTCAAGTCGATACTTCTAATGGCTCCAATCCATGCATTTTGAACTGTAGCACCTTCATGACAGGGGAGCTATTTGATGTACTTGATCGCCACAGTATTTTGCGTAGTGCCACTTCACTTGACGAACCTCGAGTTATAAACCCTGAAGTATTCAAAAAAGGTCTTATTCAAGCGCGATCTAGTGGTGGAGGCATGCTACATCAATTATTTAGTGTGCGAACAACAATGTTAATAAACGAAATTCAAGAAGCTGATGCCAGTAGTTTTTTATCGGGCTTACTAATTGGTATTGAAGTAATGGAAACACTATATGAATCAGATGCTTTATCGACAGTATGTCTAATAGGAAGTAAACAGCTTAACGACTTGTATCGAGAGGTGATCGAGATGTTATCTGTATCTACTAAAGTTGTCTGTATTGAAGGCTATCAAGCATCATATTTAGGGATGTTTGCGTTAGCTGAACAAGAAGGTTTGATTAAGTATTAG
- a CDS encoding mandelate racemase/muconate lactonizing enzyme family protein → MKIIEIVSHVLQYDLDEELGYSQQYYSKRTAHLVEVRTDVGITGWGECFGGGNIAFANKTIVEKVISPMIVGMDPLDREVIWHKVYNLVRDHGQKGMPIQSMSGIDIALWDIAGKVYDKPLYQLLGGAFRDQIQVYGYGMMLQRVPDLAERFERESRSIVEQGFKAMKMKIGLGVDKDIKLVESVRSSIGNDVKLMVDANHAYTTREAIPLGRELEQLGVSWFEEPVAPEDYQGYRELCEALDINIAGGEAEFTIWGFRDFIKNRCVDVLQPEVCGLGGITQYQKVLAMAQAYFIPIINHVWGSAIAVATNLHLVASLPDFPGAAHPTQPMLEYDTTPNHFREDLLATPLNILPQVKAQDGFVALPQGPGLGIEPDMKFIERFSV, encoded by the coding sequence ATGAAGATAATAGAAATTGTAAGCCACGTTCTGCAATACGATTTAGATGAAGAGCTTGGGTACTCTCAGCAATACTATAGTAAACGCACAGCTCATCTTGTAGAGGTCAGAACAGACGTCGGTATAACAGGGTGGGGTGAATGTTTTGGTGGTGGCAACATTGCTTTTGCGAACAAGACAATTGTCGAAAAAGTTATTAGTCCAATGATAGTGGGAATGGATCCTCTAGATAGAGAAGTTATCTGGCATAAAGTGTATAACTTAGTGCGAGATCATGGTCAAAAGGGGATGCCGATCCAATCAATGTCAGGTATTGATATTGCGTTATGGGATATCGCAGGTAAAGTTTATGATAAACCACTTTATCAATTACTCGGCGGCGCGTTTCGTGACCAAATACAAGTATATGGTTACGGCATGATGCTACAGCGTGTGCCGGATTTAGCTGAGCGTTTTGAACGTGAAAGCCGGTCCATTGTCGAGCAAGGCTTCAAGGCTATGAAAATGAAGATAGGTCTTGGCGTGGACAAGGATATTAAGCTGGTTGAATCTGTGCGCAGTAGTATCGGTAATGACGTAAAATTAATGGTCGATGCTAACCATGCGTATACCACTAGGGAGGCTATTCCTTTGGGACGGGAGTTAGAGCAACTCGGTGTTAGTTGGTTCGAAGAACCCGTGGCGCCAGAAGATTATCAAGGTTATCGAGAACTATGCGAAGCACTTGATATTAATATTGCCGGTGGCGAGGCTGAGTTTACGATATGGGGATTTAGAGACTTTATTAAAAATCGATGCGTTGATGTTTTACAGCCAGAGGTTTGTGGCTTAGGGGGTATTACACAATATCAAAAAGTTCTAGCGATGGCGCAGGCATACTTTATCCCAATTATTAATCACGTTTGGGGGTCTGCTATTGCAGTTGCAACCAATTTACACTTAGTCGCTTCTTTACCTGATTTTCCTGGTGCCGCTCACCCCACCCAGCCGATGTTAGAGTACGATACGACGCCTAACCATTTTCGTGAGGATTTGCTTGCGACACCACTTAATATTTTACCGCAAGTAAAAGCTCAAGATGGATTTGTTGCATTACCCCAAGGTCCCGGACTGGGTATTGAACCTGATATGAAATTCATTGAAAGGTTTTCAGTATGA
- a CDS encoding NAD-dependent succinate-semialdehyde dehydrogenase: MNFDKQLYINGELVQCESSTEIINPATQKAIGTVQSGGIKEAKAALDAANSAFPFWSNSSIEYRVEWMQRLRNAIADREEHLRDCIHMEMGKSWASTLDDFSMLLHCLDFYATEIQRKLPQKIADPDGAYNHSIKSVPIGVTAAFLAWNFPLLNLAYKLGPAMAAGCPIVVKPSLKTPLSACAVGQICSEIDLPPGVVNIVCGDDKVLGDEISSSTIPALVTLIGSTATGRHVMKTGATSIKRYSMELGGNAPVLIFEDADLDLAADIICSLKFSNAGQICVAPNRIYVDAKVENTLIDKIVERTKLIKVGFDKTADIDMGPVIDEAAWNRIDELVKDAISNGAEMLLGGGRPENMSSGYFYAPTILTGVNAAMKIYREEVFGPVVSISRFRDEEEVIAKANATDAGLSSFIFSHDPERIERCANQLNFGEVHVNGVKYAVDLPHCGLKQSGVGVDCSYLALDDYFAVKRISQALI, encoded by the coding sequence ATGAATTTTGATAAGCAGCTCTACATTAATGGTGAGTTAGTTCAATGTGAATCAAGTACTGAGATTATCAATCCTGCAACACAAAAAGCCATTGGAACGGTTCAGAGCGGTGGAATCAAAGAAGCAAAAGCTGCTCTTGATGCGGCAAATTCAGCCTTTCCCTTTTGGTCTAATTCTTCTATTGAATATCGTGTAGAGTGGATGCAAAGGCTTCGTAACGCAATTGCGGATAGAGAAGAGCACCTCAGAGATTGTATTCATATGGAGATGGGCAAAAGTTGGGCGAGCACTTTAGATGATTTTTCTATGTTACTTCATTGCTTGGACTTTTATGCAACAGAGATTCAACGCAAGCTGCCTCAGAAAATTGCTGATCCGGATGGGGCCTATAACCATAGTATAAAGTCTGTGCCTATTGGTGTTACGGCCGCTTTTTTAGCCTGGAATTTCCCACTACTTAATCTTGCTTATAAACTTGGGCCAGCTATGGCTGCCGGTTGTCCAATTGTCGTTAAGCCTTCTTTAAAAACACCGTTGTCGGCATGTGCGGTTGGTCAAATATGTTCCGAAATTGATCTACCTCCCGGTGTTGTCAATATTGTTTGTGGTGATGATAAAGTGCTTGGGGATGAGATTTCTAGTTCAACCATTCCTGCGCTAGTGACACTAATCGGATCGACAGCGACGGGGCGTCATGTTATGAAAACTGGTGCAACTTCGATAAAGCGTTATTCAATGGAGCTTGGAGGGAATGCTCCAGTACTGATTTTTGAAGATGCAGATCTGGATCTTGCAGCAGATATTATTTGCAGTCTCAAATTTAGTAATGCAGGTCAGATCTGTGTTGCCCCCAATCGTATTTACGTCGACGCAAAAGTAGAAAATACCCTTATTGATAAAATTGTTGAACGTACCAAATTAATCAAAGTAGGCTTCGATAAAACAGCTGATATAGACATGGGCCCGGTCATTGATGAAGCTGCATGGAATAGAATCGATGAACTTGTTAAAGATGCGATAAGTAATGGTGCTGAAATGCTTCTGGGTGGAGGGCGCCCAGAAAATATGAGTAGCGGATATTTTTATGCTCCTACAATTTTAACCGGCGTTAATGCCGCGATGAAAATTTATCGAGAGGAGGTCTTTGGGCCTGTTGTTAGTATTTCCAGGTTTCGAGATGAGGAAGAAGTTATCGCCAAAGCAAATGCAACTGATGCTGGACTTTCATCTTTTATATTCAGTCATGATCCAGAAAGAATTGAACGCTGCGCAAATCAGTTAAATTTTGGTGAGGTACATGTTAACGGCGTTAAATATGCTGTTGATCTACCCCACTGTGGTTTAAAGCAATCAGGTGTTGGTGTCGACTGCTCTTATCTTGCTCTTGATGATTACTTCGCTGTAAAGCGTATATCTCAGGCACTTATTTAA
- a CDS encoding TonB-dependent receptor, translating into MPNYNNRQKILALAGSFLSVITVTSKAQEDRNTIETEEIIIVNTQKRDQALKEVPASVQVLKGDIIEQFAVENGFDLVKYLPGFGIDDSTEIRTTTLKTRGIGTFTNSIGLQSSNLVVIDGEVLPRQSMLNLTVTDIERVEALRGPQGTLFGQNTSTGLIHYVTKKPVLEELTGRIRFEATEYSGRDVRAHVNLPITDQLAARINLQHGQVDGWIRNTMPGEEDNDIGEEERFGVRGQLLFDNSEDLDILMRIEYSERDTNCCAFTRIGGINPDFGPNPIILVNDDGSIQGTSYNRINPELSFEDAGRPVTARNAEANFGTTENFGTSIASNYQISDALTLSYNGSYRDFELVNSSGFFTVNFPVERSAFGGNETVEVIQQELRLSSFGNEKLDWIVGLFYHDTDGQRSETRDGCIAGRRGLIENGELAGCYTGASTDTFLANLRDTGIDDRSLLVPGRLLNGGDFTTNFENFAIFGQLEYQLTSKFDATFGFRFLKENGSASFSRTVLNTPSTGVGLDSFQEVLALAQTDSSLIVNQTAPTVFSDSDEHFIYKAVLGYDFSDDIRGYINYSTGYKGSSYFVTTNTDPAEADNFPTAPEQSTNFEVGLRSGFFDNQFLFNFTYFDMSVEDYQVRAVRILDEDNGNVFAGFVNAEEARSTGVELDLLWKITNNTILTASYTNFDARFEDFANAPVNCPRLGDDRSGGTLADRCSIIAGANRLDQTGLPFPNNAEEQFLGSIKQHFDINGNWQADMTALWRYNSEATQTVNEIAFQQASNPSNSIWDLYFNINENNLGFSLFIKNVFDKEYTTRRNTNTLGFGSGFFPRDWTRFVGGSVQYSF; encoded by the coding sequence ATGCCAAATTATAATAATCGACAAAAAATCTTGGCTCTAGCCGGATCATTTCTATCAGTCATTACCGTCACATCAAAGGCTCAAGAGGACAGGAATACGATAGAAACCGAAGAAATCATCATTGTAAATACGCAAAAACGAGATCAGGCCCTTAAAGAAGTGCCCGCCTCGGTACAGGTATTAAAAGGAGATATTATCGAACAGTTTGCTGTAGAAAACGGTTTTGACTTGGTGAAATACCTTCCAGGCTTTGGTATTGACGACAGCACAGAAATACGTACAACAACTCTCAAAACCCGTGGAATTGGGACTTTTACTAATTCTATTGGTCTGCAATCATCTAATTTAGTGGTGATAGATGGTGAAGTATTACCGCGACAATCCATGCTCAATTTAACGGTTACGGATATTGAACGTGTCGAAGCTTTACGTGGTCCACAGGGGACATTATTTGGGCAAAATACTTCCACGGGCCTCATTCATTACGTCACTAAAAAACCTGTCTTGGAGGAGCTAACTGGTCGTATACGTTTTGAGGCAACAGAATATAGTGGTCGAGATGTTAGAGCCCATGTGAACTTGCCCATTACAGATCAGTTGGCGGCAAGGATAAATCTGCAACACGGTCAAGTGGATGGCTGGATTCGCAATACCATGCCCGGCGAGGAGGATAATGATATTGGTGAAGAAGAACGGTTCGGCGTTCGAGGTCAGCTCCTGTTCGATAATAGCGAAGATTTGGACATATTGATGCGCATAGAGTACTCAGAAAGGGATACAAACTGTTGTGCATTTACTCGTATTGGAGGCATCAACCCCGACTTTGGTCCAAATCCAATTATTCTTGTTAACGACGATGGCTCTATACAAGGTACGAGTTACAACCGTATTAATCCCGAATTATCTTTTGAAGATGCTGGCCGTCCGGTTACTGCACGAAATGCGGAAGCTAACTTTGGCACCACAGAAAACTTCGGCACATCTATCGCATCCAACTATCAAATTAGTGACGCTTTAACACTTTCATACAACGGTAGTTACCGTGATTTCGAATTAGTTAACAGTTCAGGTTTTTTTACTGTTAACTTTCCTGTTGAACGTTCTGCCTTCGGTGGTAACGAAACGGTAGAAGTTATTCAGCAAGAGCTTAGGCTAAGCTCCTTTGGAAATGAAAAACTCGATTGGATAGTGGGATTATTTTACCACGATACCGATGGACAGCGTTCAGAAACGCGAGACGGCTGTATAGCAGGAAGACGTGGCTTGATCGAAAATGGCGAGCTGGCAGGCTGCTACACCGGCGCGTCTACCGATACATTTTTGGCAAACTTGCGAGATACTGGTATTGACGACCGTTCCCTACTGGTTCCAGGACGCTTATTGAATGGTGGAGACTTTACGACTAACTTCGAAAATTTCGCTATTTTTGGACAGTTAGAATATCAATTAACTTCTAAGTTTGATGCCACTTTTGGTTTTAGGTTTTTAAAAGAAAATGGCTCGGCAAGTTTTTCTCGAACTGTTCTTAATACACCATCAACAGGTGTTGGCCTAGATAGCTTCCAAGAAGTATTAGCATTGGCGCAAACTGACTCATCGTTAATAGTTAATCAAACTGCGCCAACAGTTTTTTCAGATTCCGACGAGCACTTTATTTACAAAGCCGTTCTCGGTTATGACTTTAGTGATGATATTCGAGGTTATATTAATTATTCCACTGGATACAAAGGGTCATCTTATTTCGTTACAACAAATACAGACCCTGCTGAAGCTGACAATTTCCCTACCGCTCCAGAGCAATCGACCAACTTTGAAGTCGGCTTGCGAAGCGGTTTTTTCGACAATCAATTTTTATTTAACTTCACTTACTTCGATATGTCTGTAGAAGACTATCAAGTTAGAGCTGTGCGTATTCTTGACGAAGATAACGGCAATGTATTTGCTGGCTTTGTCAACGCGGAAGAAGCAAGATCAACTGGTGTCGAACTCGATTTACTATGGAAAATTACCAATAACACAATCCTAACTGCAAGCTATACAAATTTTGATGCGAGATTTGAGGATTTCGCTAATGCACCGGTTAACTGCCCTCGTTTAGGCGACGATAGATCAGGCGGCACGCTTGCAGACCGATGCTCTATTATCGCTGGCGCTAATCGTTTAGATCAAACAGGCTTACCATTTCCCAATAACGCGGAGGAACAATTCTTAGGTAGTATCAAGCAGCACTTTGATATTAACGGTAATTGGCAAGCTGATATGACCGCTCTATGGCGCTACAATAGTGAAGCGACGCAAACAGTGAATGAAATTGCTTTTCAACAGGCATCGAATCCATCGAACAGCATATGGGATTTATATTTTAATATCAACGAAAATAACCTGGGTTTTAGTCTATTTATAAAAAATGTTTTCGATAAAGAGTACACTACTCGGAGGAACACCAACACTCTAGGCTTCGGGTCAGGTTTCTTCCCTCGTGACTGGACACGCTTTGTCGGCGGCAGTGTCCAATATTCCTTCTAA